Proteins found in one Deltaproteobacteria bacterium genomic segment:
- a CDS encoding TrkA family potassium uptake protein: protein MAQQILIIGLGQFGMSLARTLSEKGAEVLAVDKERHLVEEASAFVTEAVNTDAADEDELAKLEPRKRDSAVCAIGDDSKESSIICTALLRQMGAPVVIARANDKLHQRILQLVGAHQVINPEHEFGKRFANRLLYREVVVDTNLGEDLHLTEIRIQPSMIGKNLVELALPKRFGVMVVGIRRGSPGKILPPSPTEPLHAGDNLIIVSSEAAIPKLTKGV from the coding sequence ATGGCTCAACAAATACTTATTATCGGGCTTGGACAATTTGGGATGTCTCTCGCTCGAACGCTCTCCGAAAAAGGAGCAGAAGTCCTCGCGGTGGATAAGGAGCGGCATCTCGTTGAAGAAGCTTCGGCCTTTGTTACAGAAGCTGTAAATACCGACGCTGCTGACGAGGACGAGCTAGCAAAACTAGAACCTCGTAAGCGCGACTCGGCAGTCTGCGCAATTGGCGACGATTCAAAAGAATCCTCAATTATCTGCACTGCCCTTCTTCGACAGATGGGAGCACCAGTAGTAATTGCTCGCGCTAATGACAAACTCCACCAACGCATTCTTCAGTTAGTTGGCGCCCACCAAGTGATTAACCCGGAACACGAATTCGGCAAGCGCTTTGCCAATCGCTTGCTCTACCGAGAAGTAGTCGTGGATACAAACCTTGGCGAAGACCTGCACCTGACAGAAATTCGCATTCAGCCCTCCATGATTGGGAAAAACCTCGTAGAGCTCGCTCTTCCTAAGCGCTTTGGAGTAATGGTAGTAGGCATCCGCAGGGGCAGCCCTGGAAAGATACTGCCCCCTTCGCCAACTGAACCACTTCACGCTGGGGATAACCTGATAATCGTATCCAGCGAAGCAGCAATCCCTAAGCTCACAAAGGGAGTTTAG